The genomic DNA GCCGGTGCGGTTTGGTAGACGTGTTTGCTGGCATTATCTGTGGTGTAGTCACCTGGGACAGAGAAGGAGGCGGGAAAAGAAGTGAAGCTGGGGACCCAACTGTAAGTCAAGGAGGAGGAGTCAGGAGGAGGTGCTCAGTcttgcttgttttctgtttggaacTCTCTGAGGCCCATTTGGGGCATGAGCGGAGGGCCTTGTGCCCCAGTGGCACAGGGCAACACTAAGGCATGCTTGTCAGGCCTGGAAGAAGGGCTGCAGAGATGCTACTCACTGGGTCCAGGGGTGACCTGAATCTTGGTCTTGGGACGTGCTGTCACATGTGCAGATGGAGCCACATGCTTCCCAGTCTTGGTGATGGATGAATGGATGAAGTAGCGAGGACCTGGTGAGCAGCTGGTTGCGGCAGGACATTTGGTCCCTCGAAATGAGTATGCAGGGGCTCTGTATCTGGTGGGATCATGAGCCGTGTGACCTGGgaagaaagcctgtgaaaggACATGTGCCTGCAACTGTGCAGTGAAAGGAAGTTTTGAAGTGGAAGCAAGCAGTGTGCTGGGCCTTCCCTTGCCACTGCCTCCCCGTGATAGTTGGTTTACCTGTGGTCCCAGGGAGCCAGTACTTGGGACCCGGGGTGGCAAACTCTGCAAGGATTGGGCCCCGTCGGGGATGAGGTCTCCAGCTGCCTACCCAGGCTCCCTCCATGCTGTGGCTAGAGAAACtacaggaaaaagaggagagcTACCAAGGGACTTCCTTGACACAGCCCTGGTACGGAGCTTTCCTGTAGCCCAGAGCAGGAAGAAAGTGAAACTAGCATCACGGAAGAAAGTgaacaaaaacaagaaagagCAGATGGTGGAGAAGGAGGAATGGGGGGAAGCAGCAAGTTAGGAGCAAAGATGCAGCAAAAACTCCCAATTACTGCCCTGAGGCAGTAATTGTtggccaggccagcagcagtgtAGAAGCACAGGGCTGGCCTAGCAGGGAGGTAGCCTCCAGCATGTGTACACACAAACTTCCTCAGCTGGAGTGTGGCACTACCTGGGTGAGGTGCAGGGAGGGACACCAGCTCCTCAGTGACATCACAATCCATTGCTAGGTGGTCTGTCATCATTGATGTCCCTCAGCAGGTGACATCCCAAAAGGGCCAGTCTTGGGAGTGATGAGCAAAGCCTGCTGTGATGTCAAGACACTCAGCTGCAGCTGTTcgtgctgcagcactgctgtattgcctccagggctgctctggggccgGGCATGGAGCTGCCAGGGAACTGGCTCAGTGTGGTGTGGGGTGGCCCCAGTTTGTCCTCACACAGACCTGCTTATGTCCTCCTGTGCACGGAGATCCAGCACAGCCCTTTCTAGTccagcagtgcctcagcacTGGGCTTTTGTGAAATGGGTTGACTGACTGAACTGCTGGTCTCAGAGCTATGAGAGCTGAACTGCTGAGACCTCACAGTGGCTTCTGTCTCAAAGAGTCTTTGAGAGCTGCCCACTCCAATTCTCACCTAGTTCCATAGAAACCCGGGACATCACAGCTtaggaagaggggaaaagacAACCTCCCCAACAACCAGAAGAATTAAACACTCTTTGTCTCAAACTTTGTACTTTTCTTGCTTCAGCCCTTCCATTAACTCCAGCTGTGGGGGGGAAAGGAGTCAGAAAGGTCAGCCAGCTCACTTGGCTTAGCTTCTGGTCAGCCAGTTGACCTGGCTCAACAAATGAGCTACTAATCTTATTTAGCAACAATGTAAGAATGGCCTTCTTTGGTGTTGAATGAATGTTGTAAGTTAGCTGTAACTGCCACTCTACTGTGCCTGCAGGGACTTACAATGGGAGATCCCCTGAAATGAACTGGGGGAGTTGATAGTGTCCAACGCCCAGCTTGTGTCTGTATGTTTTGATGCTTTTCCATGGTCTCTGTGACTCCAAGGTCTTACTGTTAAAGAGGAGAGACAGAGCAAAGCTATCAATAATCTCAGTTGTTCTGGCTTCTTCATTTGAGGGCCTCCAGTGTCTGCATTATTCCTCAGATGCTACCAGTGTCTTCAAGGAGGTCTCCCTTTAATGCCCACTTCTCCAAGTTGTTTTGGGAGTTCATGGTCACCAGGATTTTCAATGTTGATGCTTCAGGAACACATGAACTCTTTCAAGGTTTTTCTGGGAAGGTTGGGCAGAGTTAAGTTTCATTGTTCTGATTTTGCCAGTAATGTGTGAATGCTTGTACTATGAGTGCTCCCTCCAGGCTTTTCTGTCCCCAGATTTCATGCCTCTTTGTTAATGACCCTTTGTTTAGTGACCTTTTAAGGTTTTTAGTCTCCAAGTTTTTATGGTTTGAGACCCTTATGGATTATCTTTCATTGCTGTGCTACATGGGCAGTGGTCAATATAGCACACATTAGGAAATACGTTCTGAAGCATATAAATTGTGATTTGAATGGAAATGCTTTGGGCGAGGTAAAACAATGGAGTGGCAAACCAGTTTAGAAGACATAAGAGTCCTTTAAAACAAGCTGATTTGTAGAGTGAAGGGCACTTAAACTTCAAAGGCACACACAGATAGAATTTGCTCCCACTGGTCAAGTACTCATGAAGTATAACCAGCAGTTTTCATAACACTTGCAGTCTTTGATCCACTTAGAAAATTGTATATGAGCTTGCTCTCTTATCATAGGTGAAGCAGATATTGAGAAGACTGGCAAGAGTTAATACATTATCAGTGCAGCTGGCCAATCACATTTCTTGTTGGATTATATTAGAAATGCCAGCGTTAGTTGATATGGCTTAACCAGTTCTTGTGTTCTTGGTGGCATTCACCTGAATCTTCagcatccatttttttttcctcctacttTCCTCTGTGTCCTGTATCAGTGCTATCAATTAAGTTTTGTTTAGATGATGCTTTGGAGCCTACTGATGGCAGCTCCTCCAGACTTGGGGCATTGTTTTCACCCTGTGGACTTAAAAAAACAGCCATTTCAGTAAACAGCCCTCTTGGGTGACGGTAAGTTAACTCTAAAGCCTACTGATAACAGCTACAGAGGAAAGCTTTGCAGTGGGTTGGAGTTGTTAAAGCTGGAGCCCAATGATAAGAGCCCCTAGAAGCATCCCACTAGAAGGGGGCATTTACCCTGGCTAGACTAAAGAAATAGCCACAGAGCTGAGAGGGGCTCGTCTCAGCTCTGTGGCTATTTCTTCAGTCTACTCAGCCTGTTATAAATATACtgataaaataattcatttaataataaaaaataaaacattagtTGTGATTACGCATGAAAAATCGTGATATATATGGTATAGGAATATTAGGAGTGCTTTTTTTACTATGTGCAACCAGAGAAACCTTACTAAGAAGTTATCAGATATCTTAGGCCTTGTTCAAGAAGCTATGGAAATTGTCATGCACACTAGTTGGTCTGCTTGGAAACCTCCTATCCTTCTGATCTTAATTTGATTATCAAGGATTAAAATCAGTATATCTCAGTAGAGATTGCCAATAATTGTCTTAGGGCAGGCATATTATTAAAGCTATGTAACTAGTGAAACCAATCATTGTAAAGGTTAAATTTAAGAATGGGCATACAATGCATAGTATGTAGAAGGACTTATGtaaaagagacacagaaaaaaaaaggatataaaatGGATAAATTTTGCTTGCTAATGAGAACAAATTTGGAGGAGTGATCCCCTGTGTTTCTAGCACTGAAATAAAGTGTTTGAATATTCACAAAAAATTTGAGTTGAATAAGATTCTTTCATCCTGTTTGTTGAGAAAAGCCCAgtgctgaggcactgctggACTAGAAAGGGCTGTGCTGGATCTCCGTGCACAGGAGGACACAAGCAGGTCTGTGTGAGGACAAACTGGGGCCACCCCACACCACACTGAGCCAGTTCCCTGGCAGCTCCATGCCcggccccagagcagccctggaggcaatacagcagtgctgcagcacgAACAGCTGCAGCTGAGTGTCTTGACATCACAGCGGGCTTTGCTCATCACTCCCAAGACTGGCCCTTTTGGGATGTCACCTGCTGAGggtgtggttggatagggacaggcgacgagcggaagatctcgggctgtaacggagaggaaaagagcataCCCCAACCCCCTCTTAAGATAAGCTATCTctaaaaggaatgtagaccctctactaacatgtgccagtacttttccactccaactgcTAACCcgggaagtgtggcaatatcctgtctgacgtagtaaaAGACCCaagagtatataaactgcattttttacttaataaacgccTTTGTAACCGTCCATCGATTCTGGTGTCTGCGAGTTGCATggcccgacccactcatgaaagtaaagtggacgtcgtgctgtatgtctaaataccaaagcctccactgtggcagaataAGCAGACTGCGACATGAGGGACATCAATGATGACAGACCACCTAGCAATGGATTGTGATGTCACTGAGGAGCTGGTGTCCCTCCCTGCACCTCACCCAGGTAGTGCCACACTCCAGCTGAGGAAGTTTGTGTGTACACATGCTGGAGGCTACCTCCCTGCTAGGCCAGCCCTGTGCTTCTacactgctgctggcctggccaACAATTACTGCCTCAGGGCAGTAATTGGGAGTTTTTGCTGCATCTTTGCTCCTAACTTGCTGCTTCCCCCCATTCCTCCTTCTCCACCATCTGctctttcttgtttttgttcACTTTCTTCCGTGATGCTAGTTTCACTTTCTTCCTGCTCTGGGCTACAGGAAAGCTCCGTACCAGGGCTGTGTCAAGGAAGTCCCTTGGTAgctctcctctttttcctgtaGTTTCTCTAGCCACAGCATGGAGGGAGCCTGGGTAGGCAGCTGGAGACCTCATCCCCGACGGGGCCCAATCCTTGCAGAGTTTGCCACCCCGGGTCCCAAGTACTGGCTCCCTGGGACCACAGGTAAACCAACTATCACGGGGAGGCAGTGGCAAGGGAAGGCCCAGCACACTGCTTGCTTCCACTTCAAAACTTCCTTTCACTGCACAGTTGCAGGCACATGTcctttcacaggctttcttcCCAGGTCACACGGCTCATGATCCCACCAGATACAGAGCCCCTGCATACTCATTTCGAGGGACCAAATGTCCTGCCGCAACCAGCTGCTCACCAGGTCCTCGCTACTTCATCCATTCATCCATCACCAAGACTGGGAAGCATGTGGCTCCATCTGCACATGTGACAGCACGTCCCAAGACCAAGATTCAGGTCACCCCTGGACCCAGTGAGTAGCATCTCTGCAGCCCTTCTTCCAGGCCTGACAAGCATGCCTTAGTGTTGCCCTGTGCCACTGGGGCACAAGGCCCTCCGCTCATGCCCCAAATGGGCCTCAGAGAgttccaaacagaaaacaagcaagACTGAGCACCTCCTCCTGACTCCTCCTCCTTGACTTACAGTTGGGTCCCCAGCTTCACTTCTTTTCCCGCCTCCTTCTCTGTCCCAGGTGACTACACCACAGATAATGCCAGCAAACACGTCTACCAAACCGCACCGGCGAGTAGCCTGAAGTTCCGACCCAAGGACTTTAAAGGCTTCCGAACACCAGGTGCGGAACTTGGGGAAACAGACCTGCTTacagcctgcagggaggggctgcagctTTTTCAACAGGCCTAGCAAAAAGCctaggcagcagcaggacacagtgTGGGCTCAACAAGCTTCTGGCTGTCCCAGAGCACCAACTTCTCCCATCTCACAGAAGAACCAGCAGCTTTGGCTCTGAACAGCCAACGCACATCACATGCAACAGAAGCCAGAGGCACTGGGATGAGGGGCAGGATAgccttcctgctcctcacagccagCTTGGCAGGCTGACTCTCCCCCTTTCCCAGGGGACTCACCTAGGCTCTCTTCCTATTCCATTTCCAGGTCCCGGCACCTACACCCTGCCCAGGGTTCTGGGACCCCAAACTGTGTACACCCATGCTGAACCCTGCTACTCTATGAAATGGAAGAGTCTATACCAGAGCTGTTTTCAAGACCTGGCGAAGGTGAGCTgtgctcctctgctctctcacagcagcagcaggagaagttCAGCTGCTCTCCTCAGGGCAGAAGGGCCCCAGTGCCTGCTGTATCCCCACGTAATGCACGATTCTCTGCACCTGCAGCAAAGCCCAGAAAGCCATGAGGCCTCTGGCTCTGCTATTATCAGCAACACAGACACCTGCAGTCCCCCACTTTTCCATGGTACAGTTCACTGGCACTAACAACACTCATATCCCTCGTCCTCTGGGAAACCTACCTCTCTTCCCAAGGAGCTCTCCTTGCCGAGGCTCCAGACCTCCCACTCTGCTCCTCTGGCCAGCTGCCTAAAGCAGCACAGTACTCATGGGTGCCTGGCAAGAATCCACACTGCCTCTTGAACCCACCAACCTCATTGCTTCTCTTGCAGACACCAGGTCCTGCAGCATTTGCCAATGTGGACATGGATGTCTACAAAGAAGTGCTCCCAAGTACTCAATGGGACTAAGAACCAAACTTGGTGGCACGGGTATGCTTCCAGGTCCAGCAGACTACTTCCCGGGAAAGGTAAGGCAGCCTGCCCCGCAGTGTGTTAGGCTGGACAGCCTTCACTTGAGAACAACTCTGGAGAGTGAGGCACCATCTTCaccccttttcttccccctttccccttccagTTGTCACTGACCAAGGCCCGGGATCCTGCTTTCACCTTTGGACTCCGCCATTCCCTCTACAAAGCTTCTTTAATACCTGAAACGCACCTTGATTAAAGACAGATACCTGCAGAGATCTTCTCCTGTTCCTCCTTTGCAGCAGGTTGGGATTAGGTGTGTGTGGGTGCAGACCATTGGCTCTCACTGTCTCATGTCTCTGCCTCAGCCAAAAcacagcagggtgagggaagaGCAGCGAGGTGACAGTGTGAGCCAGGCTGACATCTCCAACAGTGGCACCGTTTCACCTAACCAGAGCAAAACACTGTGAAAGGTTTCTGGACCTGCCTTGCACCCTCTCACCCCACGGCCCATGCTGGCCCCAAGAACAATGCCCGTCTCAGCATCCCCCTTTTGGGTGCACACGGGTGGCATCTGCCCGGGGTGTGCCCAGAAACAGAGCTGCCCTGCATCAtctgctgccacaggcaggggctCATTTCTACAGGCATGTCCCCAGACCACTAGCAGTTAAGGAGAAAGAACCATTATTCCCAATCTGAAAATGCAATCGTCATAGCATCTTGAAACAGCccaggtgggaagggaccttggAAGGTGGCCTCATCCAGCCTTCATGTGGGAAAGGCAGCCTTGGAAGGGGCTAGCCAGCACCCAGCCCACTGCAGACTTGATTGTGCCCAGTGATGGGACTCTACTGCAACCCTGGGGAGGCTGTTTCTCCACTCTGGCTAAGTGGTGATGCCAAAAGGATTCATCCCTGATGGCTAGGGAGTAGGGAGTAGGGTGGCAATTGGTGCGGCCAGGAGCCCCTCACAGGTGCTCCAACGCAGGAGCCTCTCTCAGCTCTGTGGCCAGCACTTCAGACTCAACTCATTTGAAAAAAAGTCCTGTTGTCAGTCACCATTGGTCTGTAAAGTGTTGCGCCAGGTGTCTGTGCATGGGGAAGAAGCAGGTCTTCATGAGAACAAACTGGGGCTGCCCCACGGCAGACGAAGCAAGGTCCGTGGCGGCCCCACGCCTAGCCCCGGAGGAGCCCCGCGGGCAAATGGGCAGCGCTGCAGCGTGAACAGACCCGCGCCTGGCCCCGACATCCCGGCGGCAGCGTCCGGGCGCTGCTTAACCCGAGGGAAAGGCTGGATGCGACAGACTGAGGGCAGGCGGAAGGCAAATTCCCGGGACCGCCACACACATCCTCGCCGCATCCTGGGCGGACAGACGTCCATCGGTAGCTCTTGTCCGGCAGTGACGGGCTGGAACAGTCTGTGTCCAGGGGCTGTAGAGCCGGCAGCTGCGGCAGAGCGGCCAGGGCCCTCCTGAGCGCGGCTCCGGGCGGGAGCTGGCAGCGGCGGGGGGCTGTTCCGACGGCGAAAGGGGAGCAAAGGATGGGTGGTAGtgggatttaattttcttcGCTATCTGAATAAATAGCAGCAAATTACACTAATTTCCTCCAGCCGAATCCGTTTCACGCGTCGTTATGTCCATTCACGAGCTTTTACACCTagttttcccttcctgttttcctgctgaggaggggCCGTGGGGACCTTGTTTGCCTGCGGCTCCTCTCAGTCGAACCCCGAGGAGGC from Sylvia atricapilla isolate bSylAtr1 chromosome 6, bSylAtr1.pri, whole genome shotgun sequence includes the following:
- the LOC136363195 gene encoding LOW QUALITY PROTEIN: ciliary microtubule associated protein 1A-like (The sequence of the model RefSeq protein was modified relative to this genomic sequence to represent the inferred CDS: inserted 1 base in 1 codon) is translated as MEGAWVGSWRPHPRRGPILAEFATPGPKYWLPGTTGHTAHDPTRYRAPAYSFRGTKCPAATSCSPGPRYFIHSSITKTGKHVAPSAHVTARPKTKIQVTPGPSDYTTDNASKHVYQTAPASSLKFRPKDFKGFRTPGPGTYTLPRVLGPQTVYTHAEPCYSMKWKSLYQSCFQDLAKTPGPAAFANVDMDVYKXSAPKYSMGLRTKLGGTGMLPGPADYFPGKLSLTKARDPAFTFGLRHSLYKASLIPETHLD